In a genomic window of Pedobacter sp. KBS0701:
- the bioD gene encoding dethiobiotin synthase, giving the protein MNKYFVTGIGTGIGKTLVSAILTEKLKADYWKPIQSGDLDTSDSITIDSLISNTQTVIHPESYRLTQPLSPHLSARLDGVDIDLDEINIPLTDNNLIIEGAGGLMVPLNEDELIVDLIKKLEVEVILVSQNYLGSINHTLLSVNLLKQYKIPVKGIIFNGEENTETERYILQYAKIKKLGSIPSFSNIDKEKVKAAGQNLSI; this is encoded by the coding sequence ATGAATAAATATTTTGTCACAGGCATTGGAACAGGCATTGGAAAAACACTGGTAAGCGCTATTTTAACCGAAAAGCTGAAGGCTGATTATTGGAAACCGATCCAATCGGGAGATTTAGATACGAGCGATAGTATAACAATAGATAGTTTAATTAGTAACACACAAACCGTCATCCATCCGGAAAGCTACAGATTAACACAACCCCTATCGCCGCATTTATCGGCCAGGTTAGATGGCGTTGACATTGATCTGGATGAAATCAATATTCCATTAACTGATAATAACTTAATTATTGAAGGCGCTGGTGGTTTAATGGTACCCTTAAATGAAGATGAGCTGATTGTCGACCTGATCAAAAAACTGGAAGTAGAAGTGATATTGGTTTCGCAAAATTATTTAGGCAGTATTAACCACACACTTTTATCAGTCAATCTGCTTAAACAATACAAAATCCCTGTTAAAGGCATCATTTTTAATGGTGAGGAGAATACGGAAACCGAAAGATACATTCTCCAATATGCCAAAATAAAAAAGCTAGGCAGTATACCCAGCTTTAGTAATATTGATAAAGAAAAAGTGAAAGCAGCTGGCCAAAACCTTTCTATTTAA
- a CDS encoding SusD/RagB family nutrient-binding outer membrane lipoprotein: protein MKKIKYSIGYAFLLLMGTSFFSCKKDFDKINTDPIGVPEVTADKLLAPTLTNVLGANLIRNRSINNELMQVTVSTLDEVLEGRIYRYDIRRQLSDAMWNSWYSELTNIKDINTIASKPGAINTSYQGISRIAEAWTMQLLTDTYGDVPYTEANQGRAGVLEPAFDKQKDIYMSLLNKLEEANTLLTAGQKIEASSDPVYNGDISKWRRFGNSLYLRLLLRISGKAEASAQAIAKIKEIVDTNPAKYPIMTDNTHTAKILWNGTNSSTAVYSSPFMVNVRPADFRGSAIVDFFINNLTTWGDPRIDPTLGKNGVNRWSIAAGPAGYVGIPSAYPIGSGAPAKQAYFYSDAQSGNPTSLQTDASTGVMMNVAEVDFILAEAAARGWINGTGEAYYYKGIADGINYWMPALYVNGDDASVRAYALRGDFNWNNTLPLDNKTVGSDSKLEQIHLQKYYALFLVDFQQWFEYRRVGHPLLPKGSNLLNGGKMPVRLYYPILAQSTNPTNYKNVLTAQGPDDVNTLMWWQKP from the coding sequence ATGAAAAAGATTAAATATAGTATAGGTTATGCTTTCTTACTGCTGATGGGGACTTCATTTTTCTCCTGCAAGAAAGATTTCGATAAAATTAATACAGATCCGATTGGTGTACCAGAAGTTACGGCAGATAAATTGCTGGCACCTACTTTAACAAATGTATTGGGTGCAAACTTAATACGTAACCGGTCCATTAACAATGAACTCATGCAGGTTACAGTTTCTACTTTGGATGAGGTGCTGGAGGGTAGAATTTACAGATATGATATCAGAAGGCAACTGTCTGATGCGATGTGGAATTCCTGGTATTCCGAATTGACAAATATAAAGGATATCAATACCATCGCCAGCAAGCCAGGTGCAATTAACACTTCCTATCAGGGAATTTCCAGAATTGCCGAAGCGTGGACAATGCAGCTGCTAACAGATACCTACGGAGATGTGCCTTACACGGAAGCAAATCAAGGCAGGGCTGGTGTATTGGAGCCAGCGTTCGATAAACAAAAAGATATTTACATGTCGTTGCTGAATAAACTGGAAGAAGCCAATACACTTTTAACTGCAGGCCAGAAGATTGAAGCCAGCAGCGACCCGGTTTATAATGGAGATATTAGTAAATGGCGAAGATTTGGAAATTCATTGTATTTAAGGCTATTGCTTCGGATTTCAGGCAAGGCAGAAGCAAGTGCACAGGCCATAGCCAAAATTAAAGAAATCGTTGATACTAATCCAGCCAAATATCCGATCATGACTGATAATACCCATACGGCTAAAATTCTCTGGAATGGTACAAACAGTAGTACTGCTGTATATTCATCGCCATTTATGGTTAATGTTAGACCGGCAGATTTTCGGGGATCTGCCATTGTAGACTTTTTTATCAATAACCTGACTACCTGGGGTGATCCAAGAATAGATCCAACATTAGGTAAGAATGGTGTAAACCGGTGGAGTATAGCCGCTGGGCCTGCGGGCTATGTGGGTATACCAAGTGCTTATCCAATAGGTAGTGGAGCGCCAGCTAAACAAGCTTATTTTTACTCTGATGCACAATCGGGAAATCCGACAAGCTTGCAAACTGATGCTTCAACAGGGGTAATGATGAATGTGGCAGAAGTTGATTTTATTTTGGCTGAAGCTGCTGCAAGAGGCTGGATTAATGGTACGGGCGAAGCTTATTATTATAAAGGAATAGCTGATGGAATTAACTATTGGATGCCAGCTTTATACGTTAACGGTGATGATGCATCTGTAAGAGCTTATGCTTTAAGAGGTGACTTCAATTGGAATAATACATTGCCATTAGACAATAAAACTGTGGGCTCAGATAGCAAGTTGGAACAAATTCACTTACAAAAATATTATGCCTTGTTTTTAGTAGACTTTCAGCAATGGTTCGAGTACAGAAGAGTCGGTCACCCACTGCTTCCAAAAGGATCCAATTTATTAAATGGCGGAAAAATGCCGGTTCGTTTATACTATCCAATACTTGCCCAATCAACCAATCCAACTAATTATAAAAATGTATTAACTGCACAGGGACCTGATGATGTGAATACATTGATGTGGTGGCAAAAACCTTAA
- a CDS encoding SusC/RagA family TonB-linked outer membrane protein encodes MKINTRWIKNFHQYPSKVMVITTIMMLNLLSFSLYTYAQSDKKFLFEANGMTLKKAFETLEELSGNHIAYNNNQFDDQKRVYVSRGMRSVNEVLDLLLKEMPFTHKAGGGGNILITPKNTNTGRINGRVVDENNEPIPAATIKIVEISKVTQTDNEGNFTIPVLPGTYTVEASFISYQTGKVQNVIVVNNNLTKIGIIKLKSSDNSLDDVVVTALGIKRSERALGYAITSLDSSAFTNAVATNWTDALSGKVAGLNLVRNSGLAGSNKIILRGENNLTGDNEALIVIDGVVASSSAKRTAGTGGGVYGTSGDILPTDFGSALNDLNSDDIENVTVLKGPAASALYGQRGANGAIVITTKSAGSSKKKFNITFTSNTAFEQINRGPDIQQEYGAGVGGASYYSFGTNADGADTHATSSTYGPRFDGTSMFFQYDPTTQKGGTTRTPWVAYPNALNAFFKTGVETTNSVSLDGNAGKVGLRFTASHGNNDWIVPNTSLERTSLAFSGNSNVTKKLNIVFKASYNNRHSDNLPATGYGNQSLMYWFMFAHPNMNLDWFKNYWVAGQEQRKFIDLTSSFPEGPYAISEQYLNGQRRNGILGNIQATYRFTNDLTLLVRSSIDYNHDIRETKRPWDAAGAKFAQGSYRVQDINSYEVNADFLLRYNKDLSRDLKLSASVGGSQLRNRYNKSELRADGLVVPGNYSLENNQNPLISVPDTARYNINSLYGTMSLSLKNYLFLDLTGRQDWNSTLASPLRTDNVGFFYPSASLSFIASDYWQLPSQISYFKLRGSIAQVGSGGTTPYRTAYNYTLAANGIYPGGAMTNPSILPNNNLKPLSTTTVEVGAELKLFKSRLNFDFAAYTGSTKNQILSRSIDRATGYSIAVFNAGRVDNKGLEMSVNATPLQSRSFTWTVNGTFSANRNTIKELADSAVILRTGPIGGTQIIANVGGSLGDMYGFGLKRSPDGQVIFDNTGKAIPDQTQLKYLGNTMPKFRFSFGTGITYKGFAANVLFDAQLGAVAHSLTFARMAGLGKLKLTLPGRYGGLIGEGVMLNPDGVTYSPNTTVATDIGAFYEAMYGSTNAEGSTFRTDYLKFREANINYTFSKRLVSSLGLSRITIGVYGRNLYTWSPWPAFDPEFGTLSGSDIVTGFEVGQLPSTRTFGARLVVGIN; translated from the coding sequence ATGAAAATTAATACCCGATGGATTAAAAATTTCCATCAGTATCCCTCAAAAGTTATGGTGATTACTACCATAATGATGTTGAATCTGCTCTCGTTCTCATTATATACCTATGCACAAAGCGATAAGAAATTTTTGTTCGAAGCGAATGGCATGACTTTAAAAAAAGCTTTTGAAACTTTAGAAGAGCTAAGTGGCAATCATATTGCCTATAACAACAACCAGTTCGATGACCAGAAAAGGGTTTATGTTTCCAGAGGAATGAGATCAGTAAACGAAGTGCTCGATCTGCTATTAAAAGAAATGCCTTTTACCCATAAAGCAGGCGGTGGTGGCAATATCCTGATTACACCGAAAAATACAAATACCGGTAGGATTAACGGTAGGGTTGTTGACGAGAACAATGAGCCTATTCCAGCTGCCACGATTAAAATTGTAGAGATAAGTAAGGTTACACAAACTGACAATGAAGGAAATTTTACGATTCCTGTATTGCCTGGCACCTACACGGTTGAGGCAAGCTTTATTTCCTATCAAACCGGTAAAGTACAAAATGTAATTGTAGTTAATAATAATTTGACTAAAATCGGTATAATAAAACTTAAATCATCTGATAATTCATTGGATGATGTAGTTGTTACGGCTTTGGGTATCAAGCGTTCGGAAAGGGCATTGGGATATGCCATTACCTCTTTAGATAGTTCTGCATTTACAAATGCAGTAGCTACGAACTGGACAGATGCATTGTCTGGAAAAGTAGCAGGCCTTAACCTGGTCCGCAACAGCGGTCTGGCGGGATCTAACAAAATCATTCTTCGTGGTGAAAATAACTTAACCGGAGATAATGAAGCACTGATTGTAATTGATGGTGTTGTGGCCAGTAGCAGTGCAAAACGTACTGCCGGAACCGGGGGTGGCGTTTATGGAACATCTGGAGACATTTTGCCAACAGATTTTGGAAGTGCACTTAACGATCTGAATTCTGACGATATTGAAAATGTTACGGTATTAAAAGGCCCTGCAGCTTCAGCGCTTTATGGTCAGAGAGGAGCAAATGGGGCCATTGTAATTACGACCAAATCTGCCGGTAGCAGTAAGAAAAAATTTAATATTACTTTCACTTCTAATACTGCCTTCGAGCAAATTAACAGAGGACCAGATATTCAGCAAGAATATGGTGCAGGTGTAGGTGGTGCAAGTTATTACAGTTTTGGAACAAATGCAGATGGTGCAGATACCCATGCAACCAGTTCAACTTACGGGCCAAGGTTTGATGGTACCAGCATGTTTTTTCAATATGATCCAACTACACAAAAAGGAGGAACGACACGTACGCCATGGGTGGCATATCCAAATGCATTAAATGCGTTTTTTAAAACTGGCGTTGAAACCACAAACTCAGTGAGCTTAGATGGAAATGCCGGAAAAGTAGGTTTACGCTTTACCGCAAGCCATGGTAATAACGATTGGATAGTTCCTAATACAAGTTTAGAACGTACCTCTCTTGCCTTTTCAGGAAATAGTAATGTAACCAAAAAGTTAAACATTGTTTTTAAGGCCAGTTATAATAACAGGCATAGTGATAACTTACCTGCAACTGGTTATGGTAATCAGTCTTTAATGTACTGGTTTATGTTTGCCCATCCAAATATGAATTTAGATTGGTTTAAAAATTATTGGGTGGCCGGACAAGAGCAACGGAAATTTATAGACTTAACATCGAGTTTTCCGGAAGGACCTTATGCCATTTCTGAGCAATATTTAAATGGTCAGAGAAGAAACGGTATTCTTGGGAATATTCAGGCTACATATCGGTTTACTAATGATTTAACCTTGTTGGTACGTTCATCTATTGATTATAACCATGATATCCGCGAAACCAAGCGTCCGTGGGATGCTGCAGGCGCAAAATTTGCCCAAGGCTCTTATCGTGTCCAGGATATCAACTCGTATGAAGTGAACGCTGATTTTTTATTAAGATATAATAAAGATTTATCAAGAGATTTAAAACTTTCTGCCTCAGTAGGTGGTAGCCAGTTAAGAAACCGCTACAACAAATCGGAACTTCGCGCTGACGGATTAGTTGTTCCAGGTAATTATAGTTTAGAAAACAATCAAAATCCACTGATTTCGGTGCCGGATACTGCACGATATAACATCAATAGTTTGTATGGTACAATGTCTTTATCACTAAAAAACTATTTGTTTTTAGATTTAACCGGAAGACAGGATTGGAACAGTACTTTGGCATCGCCACTTCGAACAGATAATGTTGGTTTCTTCTATCCATCTGCAAGTTTATCTTTCATTGCGTCAGATTATTGGCAATTGCCTTCGCAAATCAGCTATTTCAAGCTTCGGGGTTCAATTGCCCAAGTGGGTAGTGGTGGAACGACGCCATACCGTACCGCATACAACTATACGCTTGCTGCGAACGGAATTTATCCTGGCGGGGCAATGACAAACCCAAGTATACTTCCAAATAATAACTTAAAGCCACTATCTACTACAACAGTTGAGGTTGGGGCTGAATTAAAATTATTTAAAAGCAGATTAAATTTCGATTTTGCTGCATACACCGGAAGTACAAAAAATCAGATATTAAGCCGTTCGATTGATCGTGCTACAGGATATTCAATCGCTGTATTTAATGCCGGAAGGGTAGATAACAAAGGCTTGGAAATGTCGGTAAATGCAACGCCTTTGCAGAGCAGATCATTTACATGGACGGTTAACGGAACGTTTTCTGCGAACAGAAATACCATTAAAGAATTGGCTGATAGTGCTGTAATATTACGTACAGGTCCAATTGGAGGTACACAAATCATAGCCAATGTTGGTGGAAGCCTCGGAGATATGTATGGTTTCGGATTGAAGCGTTCGCCTGATGGACAGGTAATATTCGATAATACCGGTAAAGCCATTCCAGATCAAACACAGTTAAAATATCTGGGAAATACCATGCCTAAATTTAGATTTAGTTTTGGTACAGGTATAACTTATAAGGGCTTTGCTGCTAACGTTTTATTTGACGCACAATTAGGTGCTGTTGCACACTCGTTAACCTTTGCAAGAATGGCTGGCCTGGGCAAATTAAAGCTGACCTTACCAGGCAGGTACGGCGGTTTAATTGGAGAGGGAGTAATGTTAAATCCTGATGGTGTTACTTATAGCCCCAATACCACAGTTGCAACTGATATTGGTGCATTTTATGAGGCTATGTATGGTTCTACCAATGCAGAAGGAAGTACTTTCAGAACCGATTATCTAAAATTCAGAGAGGCAAATATTAATTATACATTCTCAAAAAGACTGGTTTCAAGTTTGGGCCTGAGTCGGATAACCATAGGCGTGTATGGGCGTAATCTGTATACCTGGTCGCCGTGGCCTGCCTTCGATCCTGAGTTTGGTACATTATCTGGTAGCGATATCGTAACGGGTTTTGAAGTAGGACAACTGCCATCAACCAGAACTTTTGGTGCACGTTTAGTAGTGGGTATAAACTAA
- a CDS encoding GDSL-type esterase/lipase family protein: MKALLIKLLITAVVFTFSFTAAFAQVVKWDSTYRPGKYIEQVAKFKADPKSKKDIIFLGNSITAGTDWAKLLALPQAKNRGISGDITFGVLERLQDVIDGKPAKVFILIGINDISRNIPDSVILRNYKTIIARIRKGSKKTKIYFNTLLPVNAAFDKFKNHYGKDEHILWLNDEIRKFETKNVRVVDLYPNFTDQNKHLRAELTKDGLHLIPAGYQVWADFLKKSGYLTEK; the protein is encoded by the coding sequence ATGAAAGCACTTTTAATTAAGTTATTAATCACCGCTGTTGTGTTTACCTTCAGTTTCACAGCAGCTTTTGCCCAGGTGGTTAAATGGGACAGTACCTATCGTCCTGGGAAATATATTGAGCAGGTGGCTAAGTTTAAAGCCGATCCAAAATCAAAAAAGGATATTATTTTTTTAGGTAACAGCATTACTGCCGGAACAGATTGGGCTAAACTTTTAGCTCTTCCACAAGCAAAAAACAGAGGGATTTCTGGTGATATTACTTTTGGCGTGTTAGAACGTTTGCAAGATGTAATTGATGGTAAACCAGCCAAAGTGTTTATCCTGATTGGTATAAATGATATTTCCAGGAATATTCCAGATAGTGTGATTTTAAGAAATTATAAAACAATAATTGCCAGAATCAGAAAAGGATCGAAGAAAACAAAAATTTACTTTAACACACTTTTGCCTGTTAATGCAGCTTTCGACAAGTTTAAAAACCATTATGGTAAAGACGAGCATATTCTTTGGCTGAATGATGAAATCAGAAAATTTGAAACTAAAAATGTACGGGTGGTCGATCTGTATCCAAATTTTACTGATCAGAACAAACATTTAAGGGCAGAGCTTACTAAGGATGGGTTACATCTCATTCCTGCCGGATACCAGGTTTGGGCAGATTTTCTTAAAAAGTCTGGTTACTTAACTGAGAAATAA
- a CDS encoding DUF5689 domain-containing protein: MMKNKLKYFLLLAVVIITYASCKKENDYRYKFSESGFISNFDLRRYYKGSDLSLNADAIGGATSIRGVVVSDFRSGNSVAGLIALQNSRINGTADSLRGISFNIGAAASNYVPGDSLHIKLDGGVLKRIDGVLQITGLTNSAITKVASGRIIKLQAANTSAILANPDRYESTLVAINNAVYDPEPAGDVIYSGDKILNDGFGLATLRTSANATFANTAVQPSGNFTGVVYVTGTGTSKKIEYRMRTAEDFFYVPMPKLSPAIISGFLVDPNGTDGNYEYVQFLATKDIDFAATPFSVYTSNNAGATTFPTLGWNTGALRTYKFNLTSGTVKKGEFFYVGGAGQRINGSASTVIPASKWISSVNYTTVPGANGVGDVTGNLLANSGNVAGIAIFEGINVTPNSIPLDVIFYGGANGSFYTAGPPEYGLRITITDKFATYAGKVPQEYYGKGTNDVSKRFAGFPAAVSFARLGGVYKATKGGWESVRTMISVPLTNTSVLSAIETGGVTSLIDK, encoded by the coding sequence ATGATGAAAAATAAATTAAAATATTTTCTTTTGCTTGCAGTTGTGATTATTACTTACGCAAGCTGCAAAAAGGAAAACGACTATCGCTATAAATTTTCAGAAAGTGGTTTCATTTCTAACTTTGATTTAAGAAGGTACTATAAAGGATCAGATCTTTCGCTTAATGCTGATGCTATAGGGGGTGCCACAAGTATAAGAGGTGTAGTAGTTTCTGATTTTAGATCCGGCAATTCGGTGGCAGGATTAATTGCATTGCAAAATAGCCGCATTAACGGTACAGCAGATTCGTTAAGGGGAATTTCATTCAATATTGGAGCAGCAGCTTCTAATTATGTTCCAGGAGATTCGTTACACATCAAACTGGATGGGGGGGTATTAAAAAGGATTGATGGGGTTTTACAGATCACTGGGTTAACAAATTCTGCGATAACCAAAGTGGCATCAGGAAGAATCATTAAATTACAGGCGGCAAATACGAGCGCTATTCTAGCTAACCCAGATCGTTATGAAAGTACGTTGGTTGCTATTAACAATGCTGTTTACGACCCGGAGCCAGCGGGTGATGTAATATATTCTGGAGATAAAATACTAAATGATGGTTTTGGTCTTGCAACATTACGTACAAGTGCCAATGCTACTTTTGCAAATACGGCTGTTCAACCTTCAGGTAATTTTACAGGGGTAGTATACGTAACCGGCACGGGAACTTCAAAAAAGATCGAATACCGGATGCGAACTGCAGAAGACTTTTTTTATGTTCCGATGCCTAAGCTTTCTCCTGCAATTATTTCGGGATTTCTTGTAGATCCGAATGGAACGGATGGAAATTATGAATATGTCCAGTTTTTAGCAACGAAAGATATTGATTTTGCAGCCACCCCCTTTTCAGTTTATACCAGTAACAATGCTGGAGCAACTACTTTTCCTACGCTTGGATGGAACACAGGCGCACTTAGAACTTACAAGTTTAATCTTACTTCAGGGACAGTTAAAAAAGGTGAATTTTTCTATGTAGGTGGTGCTGGTCAGCGCATCAATGGGTCTGCTTCAACAGTTATACCAGCTTCAAAATGGATTTCAAGTGTAAATTATACTACAGTACCAGGCGCAAATGGTGTAGGAGATGTAACCGGTAACCTGTTAGCAAATAGTGGAAACGTTGCTGGTATAGCAATATTTGAGGGTATTAATGTTACACCAAATTCTATTCCATTGGATGTAATTTTCTATGGTGGTGCAAACGGTAGTTTTTATACTGCAGGCCCACCTGAGTATGGATTAAGAATTACCATCACAGACAAATTCGCAACCTATGCAGGAAAAGTTCCACAGGAATATTATGGAAAAGGTACAAATGATGTTTCCAAACGTTTCGCAGGTTTTCCAGCAGCTGTAAGTTTTGCCAGGTTAGGAGGCGTTTACAAGGCTACCAAAGGCGGGTGGGAATCAGTCAGAACAATGATAAGTGTTCCCTTAACCAATACCTCGGTACTCAGTGCAATCGAGACAGGTGGCGTCACAAGTTTAATTGACAAGTAA
- a CDS encoding calcineurin-like phosphoesterase family protein produces the protein MNRRSFIQKSTLLTSTVFISLKSFPSSLFSVDGLVSGMVTSKGKAVAGVVISDGYSVIQTNKSGNYEIKLHELARFVWISTPSGYEFKTESSIARHYYKPDTAGKLNFDLKPLKQNDNKHNFIIWADPQVKNKKDVQQMMETSVPDTRDVVKSMGKALVHGIGVGDLVWDNFDLFPAYDEAIAQIGIPFFQALGNHDQDYRQGGDDTSDRTFQAHYGPTYYSFNRGKAHYVVLDDVRYLGVERTYDGYITPTQLEWLAKDLQFVPKDALLIVCLHIPVHNSVKNNDDFYAVLKDFKNVHIMSGHTHFNKNVIKNGIYEHNHGTVCGGWWTGPICEDGTPRGFGVYEVDGTNLKWYYKSTGRNRKEQLDIYVDTLTNQKRLIANVWNYDPEWKIEYFLDGKAMGVLAQQDGYDPLAVKLYKGDKLPNPRPFVEPRSTDHLFLAHFEPSVKKVKVVATDRFGEKFEAEIEA, from the coding sequence ATGAACAGAAGATCATTTATACAAAAATCAACTTTATTAACTTCAACAGTTTTCATCAGCTTAAAATCTTTTCCATCATCGTTATTCTCGGTTGATGGATTAGTAAGCGGAATGGTAACCAGCAAAGGTAAAGCTGTGGCTGGCGTAGTCATTTCTGATGGTTACAGCGTGATACAAACCAATAAAAGTGGCAACTATGAGATTAAACTTCATGAGCTGGCCCGTTTTGTTTGGATTAGCACACCTTCGGGTTATGAGTTTAAAACCGAAAGCAGTATTGCACGTCATTATTACAAACCAGATACTGCAGGCAAATTAAACTTCGATCTTAAACCATTAAAACAGAACGACAATAAACATAATTTTATCATTTGGGCCGACCCACAGGTGAAGAACAAAAAAGATGTTCAGCAAATGATGGAAACTTCCGTGCCAGATACAAGAGATGTGGTAAAAAGCATGGGAAAAGCACTGGTGCATGGTATCGGTGTAGGCGATCTGGTTTGGGACAACTTCGATCTTTTTCCAGCTTACGATGAAGCCATTGCCCAGATTGGGATTCCGTTTTTCCAGGCCCTGGGGAACCATGATCAGGATTACAGACAGGGTGGTGATGATACTTCCGATCGTACGTTTCAGGCTCATTATGGCCCAACATATTACTCTTTTAACAGGGGTAAAGCGCATTACGTGGTTTTAGATGACGTACGTTATTTAGGAGTAGAAAGAACTTATGATGGTTACATCACCCCAACGCAGTTAGAATGGTTGGCTAAAGATTTGCAGTTTGTGCCTAAAGATGCGTTATTGATCGTTTGCCTCCATATTCCAGTACACAATTCAGTTAAAAATAATGATGATTTTTATGCGGTTTTAAAAGATTTTAAAAACGTGCATATCATGTCGGGCCATACCCATTTTAATAAAAATGTAATCAAAAATGGCATTTACGAACACAATCATGGTACCGTTTGTGGTGGCTGGTGGACAGGCCCGATCTGCGAAGATGGCACGCCTCGGGGCTTCGGCGTTTATGAAGTGGACGGAACCAATTTAAAATGGTACTACAAATCTACCGGAAGAAACCGTAAAGAGCAGCTTGATATTTATGTAGATACCTTAACCAATCAAAAAAGATTAATCGCCAATGTTTGGAATTATGATCCTGAATGGAAAATAGAATATTTTCTGGACGGAAAAGCAATGGGTGTTTTGGCGCAACAGGATGGGTATGATCCTTTAGCTGTTAAATTATACAAAGGCGATAAGCTGCCAAATCCAAGGCCGTTTGTTGAACCTCGCTCAACTGATCACTTGTTCCTGGCACATTTTGAACCATCAGTTAAAAAGGTAAAAGTTGTTGCTACCGATCGCTTCGGGGAAAAATTTGAGGCAGAAATAGAAGCATAA
- a CDS encoding glycerophosphodiester phosphodiesterase family protein, producing the protein MKLKKTTILVLLSAFAVKSNAQEVKFPAFSAEAHRGGRGLMPENTIQAMLNAMKIEGITTLEMDTHISKDGKVVVTHDDYLSPAFMLTPDGKDIPLTDAKKYPIFGMNYAKIKQFDLGTKYYDQFPQQKKEKTYLPLLADLIDAVQYDIKTNKRKQFFYNIETKCNESGDGITNPKPEEFVKLLMNVILKKKISDFVIIQSFDKRTIQIIHEKYPEIKTSFLVANKKTYEENIADLGFKPFILSPVWQMVNEEMVKKAHADGVKIIPWTANTLADIQKLKALNVDGIISDYPDILVQAN; encoded by the coding sequence ATGAAACTTAAAAAAACAACAATTTTGGTTCTTTTATCCGCCTTTGCGGTAAAATCGAATGCTCAGGAAGTTAAGTTTCCCGCATTTAGCGCAGAGGCGCATCGTGGTGGGAGAGGCCTGATGCCTGAAAACACCATTCAGGCCATGTTAAACGCCATGAAAATAGAAGGAATTACCACTTTGGAAATGGATACCCACATCTCTAAAGACGGTAAAGTAGTGGTAACACACGATGATTACCTGAGTCCGGCTTTTATGCTTACACCTGACGGAAAAGATATTCCGCTAACAGATGCTAAGAAATATCCGATTTTTGGAATGAATTACGCTAAAATTAAACAGTTTGACCTGGGCACTAAATATTACGACCAATTTCCTCAACAGAAGAAGGAGAAAACATATCTTCCGCTACTTGCTGACCTGATTGATGCTGTTCAGTACGATATTAAAACCAATAAACGTAAACAGTTTTTCTACAATATCGAAACTAAATGCAACGAAAGCGGCGATGGGATTACCAACCCTAAACCTGAAGAATTTGTTAAACTTTTAATGAATGTAATTTTAAAGAAAAAGATCTCTGACTTTGTAATAATCCAGTCTTTCGATAAAAGGACTATTCAAATTATACACGAGAAATATCCTGAAATAAAAACTTCTTTTTTGGTTGCCAATAAAAAAACATACGAAGAAAATATTGCCGATTTGGGTTTTAAGCCATTTATTTTAAGTCCGGTTTGGCAAATGGTTAACGAAGAAATGGTTAAAAAAGCACATGCTGATGGTGTAAAAATCATCCCCTGGACAGCCAATACCTTAGCTGATATTCAGAAACTAAAAGCTTTAAATGTAGATGGAATTATTTCTGATTATCCGGATATTTTAGTTCAGGCAAATTAG